In the genome of Tsukamurella paurometabola DSM 20162, the window TCGCGGTCGTCGCCGATGTCCCGCCGATCCACGCCCGCATCGCGCGTTTCCCCAGCCCGATCATCAAGGCCTGGCAGCAGGAACGCGGCGGAGTCGCAATGGTCGCGCGCCCCGGCGTACCCCTGCGCACCCCGGCGGACCTGCGCGGCCGCAAGATCGGCTACGCCGAGGGCACGGCGCACCAGGCGATGGTGCTGCGCCTGCTTCGCATCGCCGGCCTGTCCAAGACGGATGTGCAGCTCGTGCCGCTTCAACTCACCGAGGTCGGTGAGGCGCTCGGCGCCGGACAGATCGACATCGCGCCGTTGATGGAGCCGATCAACACCAAGTACCGCAAGACCCACCCGGATGCCCAGGCGCTGCCCGACGACGTCACGCAGGCCGCCCAATCCGGCCTGATGTTCCTCTACTCGCCGCAGTCCGCCCTGGCGGATCCGGCCACTGCGTCCGCACTACGCAAGCTGTCCCCCGCGCTCGACCGGGCGCGCGCATGGGTGGACGCCGACAAGGAGCGCTGGGTACAGACCTATTACGCGGGCGCGTTGAAGATCCCCGCCGCTGTGGGGCGGATCGCCTACGAGGGCGGCGGCGGCTGGCGCCCGCTCCCGGTCGATCGGGCGCTCGTGCAGCGGCAGCAAGACACCATCGACATCCTCGCGGACTTCAACGAGATCCCGGGCGGCCGTGTCTCCGCCGAGGGGTCCGTTGACTTCCGTTTCAACACCGACAAGGAACCCTCATGACCAGCACACCGCTCGGCCGGCTCGGCAGCGGGCTCGGCGGCGACGCCGTTCCCGAACAACGACCCGGCGCCCTGGACCCTGACCACGAATTGCTCCCCCGCCCCGCCACCCGTCGCGCTCTCGTGGACTCGCGGCCCATTGGTGCGTGGATCCTGGCGGGCCCCGCCCTGGTGATCGCGCTGTGGGCCGTCGGGTCGGCCACCGGGGTCATTCCCGACACCGTGCTGTCCGCGCCGTGGACCGTGCTGCGGACGGCGTGGACTCTGGCGCTCGATGGTTCGCTGTGGTCCAACATTCTGGCTTCGGCACAGCGCGCGATCGTCGGCGGTGTACTCGGGGTCGCCCTGGCGGTGGTGCTCGCGCTGTTCTCCGGTCTCACCAGGCCCGGCGAAGCGCTCATCGACGGGACGGTCACCATCTATCGGGCCATCCCCGCGCTCGCACTGCTGCCCCTGTTCATCGTGTGGTTCGGCATCGGCGAGGAGATGAAGATCGTGCTGATCACTCTGGCCGTAGCGACACCGGTGTACCTGAACACCCATGCCGGGCTCCGCGGCATCGACCGCAAGTACGTCGAGCTCGCCGAGACGGTGGGCCTGCGCCGCGCCGCCTTCGTCCGGCACATCGCGATTCCCGGTGCGTTGCCCGGATTCTTCACCGGCCTGCGCCTCGGAGCGACGGTGGCCTGGCTCGCGCTGGTCGTGGTCGAGCAGGTCGGGGCGTCAGACGGCATCGGCTATCTCATGTACAAGGCGCGGCTGTACGGCCTCACCGATGTGATCGTGGTGGGTCTCGCGGTGTACGCGGTCCTCGGCTTCGGCACCGATCTCGCCGTCCGCACCCTCTCCCGAAAGGCACTCTCATGGCAGAGCACGTTGGCCCACTGAACGATTCCCCCGCCGACGAGCCGGTGATCGTCGCGCAGAACCTGGTGCGCGGGTTCGACGGCCGGGCGGTGTTGCGCGGCGTCGACCTGACGATTCGCCGGGGCGAATTCGTCGCTCTGCTGGGCCGGTCCGGTTCGGGCAAGTCGACGCTCCTGCGCGCTATCGCCGCTTTGGACGACGGTGTGCCCGGTTCGGGCCTGCTGGAGGTGGATCCGAGCCGCGCCGTGGTGTTCCAGGACTCGCGCCTGCTGCCCTGGGCGCGTGTGCTGGAGAACGTGGTGCTCGGCCTCACCGGCGCCGACGCCAAGGACGTGGGCCGCGCACTGCTCGCGGAGGTCGGCCTCGCGGGACGAGAGAAGGCCTGGCCGAAGGAGCTTTCCGGCGGACAGCAGCAACGAGTGGCGCTGGCTCGCAGCCTGGTCCGGGAACCGGCGGTACTCCTGGCCGACGAGCCCTTCGGGGCGCTCGACGCGCTCACCAAACTGAAGATGCACGATCTGCTGCGCGCGCTGGTCGCTCGACACCGGCCCGGTGTGCTTCTGATCACCCACGACGTGGACGAAGCCATCGTCCTGGCCGACCGGATCCTGGTGCTCGATCACGGCATTCTCTCGGTCGATCTGGAACTCTCCGACGAAACGGGCCGCCGACCGGGCGAGAACGGATTCGCAGAGCTTCGCAGCCGGCTCCTCGATGCGCTCGGTGTGGAGCGCGAGCCCGAGCCGGTGACCGCGCCCGCATGACGATCCCCGACTACGCTCGCGGCTACGAAGGATTCGCGGGACGGATCGGGCGGACGGAGGCGGAGTCCGAACCGGCGTGGCCGGCCGAGCGCCGCGCTCGCCCCGGATCTCCCAACATCATCGTCGTCCTCGTCGACGATATGGGCTTCTCCGATATCGGGCCGTACGGCTCGGAGATCCCCACACCGCATCTGGACGCCCTGGCCGCACGCGGAATCCGATCCGTCAACCACCACACCACCCCGGTGTGTTCACCCGCCCGCGCAGCTCTGCTCACCGGTATCAATCCGCACCGGGCGGGCTACGCTTCGGTGGCCAATTCCGATCCGGGCTACCCGAATCTGCGCCTGAGCCTGGCCGATGACGTGCTGACCCTGCCCGAGATCCTCCGTGAGGCCGGCTACGCCACCTACGCCGTGGGCAAATGGCATCTCGCGAAGGACTCCCGGCTCGGCCCGGACGCGGACCGCGGATCATGGCCTTTGCAAAGGGGATTCGATCACTACTACGGCTCCCTGGAGGGACTCAACTCGTTCTTCCACCCGAACCAGCTGGTACGCGACAACACCGCCGATCCGGTCACGGAGTACCCGGATGACTTCTACGTGACCGACGCACTCACCGACACCGCGACGAGCTGGCTCAAGGACCTGCGCGCGCACGATGCCGACAAACCCTTCTTCCTGTACTTCGCCCACATCGCGATGCACGGACCACTGCAGGTCAAGGAATCCGACCTCCTCCGAGGCGACGTGGACTACGCCCGCGGCTGGGACATCGTGCGGGAGAGACGGTTCGCTCGGCAACGCGAACTCGGGCTGTGGGGCGACGGGGTCGAACCCGCCGGTCGCAACCGTGAGCCCGGATACGACGTGCCCG includes:
- a CDS encoding ABC transporter substrate-binding protein; its protein translation is MRFRPPRLVAALVTAVAVTACSAPAGPEYDPLAPIAAEVPAGTSITVADQQSILKTMLTASGELEKLPFSVKFADFAGGPAILEAFRAGAAQVAVVADVPPIHARIARFPSPIIKAWQQERGGVAMVARPGVPLRTPADLRGRKIGYAEGTAHQAMVLRLLRIAGLSKTDVQLVPLQLTEVGEALGAGQIDIAPLMEPINTKYRKTHPDAQALPDDVTQAAQSGLMFLYSPQSALADPATASALRKLSPALDRARAWVDADKERWVQTYYAGALKIPAAVGRIAYEGGGGWRPLPVDRALVQRQQDTIDILADFNEIPGGRVSAEGSVDFRFNTDKEPS
- a CDS encoding ABC transporter permease, with amino-acid sequence MTSTPLGRLGSGLGGDAVPEQRPGALDPDHELLPRPATRRALVDSRPIGAWILAGPALVIALWAVGSATGVIPDTVLSAPWTVLRTAWTLALDGSLWSNILASAQRAIVGGVLGVALAVVLALFSGLTRPGEALIDGTVTIYRAIPALALLPLFIVWFGIGEEMKIVLITLAVATPVYLNTHAGLRGIDRKYVELAETVGLRRAAFVRHIAIPGALPGFFTGLRLGATVAWLALVVVEQVGASDGIGYLMYKARLYGLTDVIVVGLAVYAVLGFGTDLAVRTLSRKALSWQSTLAH
- a CDS encoding ABC transporter ATP-binding protein, yielding MAEHVGPLNDSPADEPVIVAQNLVRGFDGRAVLRGVDLTIRRGEFVALLGRSGSGKSTLLRAIAALDDGVPGSGLLEVDPSRAVVFQDSRLLPWARVLENVVLGLTGADAKDVGRALLAEVGLAGREKAWPKELSGGQQQRVALARSLVREPAVLLADEPFGALDALTKLKMHDLLRALVARHRPGVLLITHDVDEAIVLADRILVLDHGILSVDLELSDETGRRPGENGFAELRSRLLDALGVEREPEPVTAPA